The following coding sequences lie in one Burkholderia cepacia genomic window:
- a CDS encoding diiron oxygenase, whose amino-acid sequence MNTMLYPELYRSLEAVRWDMEKDIPWDKFDASLLTDEQAKTIKMNAITEWSALPATEMFLRDNQHDSDFSAFMSVWFFEEQKHSLVLMEYLRRFKPEMVPTEEELHAVRFQFDPAPPLETLMLHFCGEIRLNHWYRCAADWHTEPVIKQIYETISRDEARHGGAYLRYMKKALNNCGDVARAAFAKIGVLMASARRTEKPLHPTNLHVNQALFPRDTVQSRLPDPEWLERWLDEQIRFDGEWEKKVVERILHNLSILFERTFATAQELNRYRKEVTGRLQAESGPSSAAQPA is encoded by the coding sequence ATGAACACGATGCTTTATCCGGAACTTTACAGGTCGCTCGAAGCCGTCCGCTGGGACATGGAGAAGGACATTCCGTGGGACAAGTTCGACGCTTCGCTGCTCACCGACGAGCAGGCGAAGACGATCAAGATGAACGCGATCACCGAATGGTCGGCGTTGCCCGCGACGGAAATGTTCCTGCGCGACAACCAGCACGACAGCGACTTTTCCGCGTTCATGAGCGTGTGGTTCTTCGAAGAGCAGAAGCATTCGCTCGTGCTGATGGAATACCTGCGCCGCTTCAAGCCGGAAATGGTGCCGACCGAAGAGGAGCTGCACGCGGTGCGCTTCCAGTTCGACCCGGCGCCGCCGCTCGAGACGCTGATGCTGCACTTCTGCGGCGAAATCCGCCTGAACCACTGGTACCGTTGCGCGGCCGACTGGCACACCGAGCCCGTCATCAAGCAGATCTACGAAACGATTTCGCGCGATGAGGCACGTCATGGCGGCGCGTACCTGCGCTACATGAAGAAGGCGCTGAACAACTGCGGCGACGTCGCCCGTGCCGCGTTCGCGAAGATCGGCGTGCTGATGGCGTCGGCGCGCCGCACCGAGAAGCCGCTGCACCCGACCAACCTGCACGTGAACCAGGCGCTGTTCCCGCGCGACACCGTGCAGTCGCGCCTGCCCGATCCGGAATGGCTCGAGCGCTGGCTCGACGAGCAGATCCGTTTCGACGGCGAGTGGGAAAAGAAGGTCGTGGAGCGCATCCTGCACAACCTGTCGATCCTGTTCGAGCGCACGTTCGCGACCGCGCAGGAACTGAACCGCTACCGCAAGGAAGTCACCGGCCGCCTGCAGGCCGAAAGCGGCCCGTCGTCGGCCGCCCAGCCGGCCTGA
- a CDS encoding patatin-like phospholipase family protein, which translates to MRLALVLMGGGARAAYQVGVLKALAEIAREADPQRHTLPFAVVCGSSAGAINATSLASHADDFSHGVRRLLEFWEPLRADYVYRSDWLGIAAAGARWLAAMTFGWAARRSPRGLLDNTPLAHLLQRELSFHRIEQMLEARLLHALSITALSYSSGRHLTFYQAAQPIQAWRRAQRTARLVDLSASHLLASSAIPFVFPAVPLVLDGQIEYFGDGSIRQIAPLSPAIHFGADRIVVVGAADPRPEIPAANGAGLVRGYPTLAQIGQQVLASVFLDSIGSDIERIEHINRMIEHLPHQVEVDSGWRHVDVLAIAPSERIELIAAKHLKQMPATMRGLLGAIGGSQPAGASFASYLLFEEAFTRELIELGYVDGRAQRDALAGWIAQADGGSAPAAGRPPEDGLAAGKIRV; encoded by the coding sequence ATGCGGCTCGCGCTCGTTCTGATGGGAGGCGGTGCGCGTGCCGCCTACCAGGTCGGCGTGCTGAAGGCGCTGGCCGAGATCGCGCGCGAAGCCGATCCGCAGCGGCACACGCTGCCGTTCGCGGTCGTATGCGGCTCGTCGGCCGGCGCGATCAACGCGACGTCGCTCGCGAGCCACGCGGACGATTTCTCTCACGGCGTGCGGCGCCTGCTCGAGTTCTGGGAGCCGTTGCGCGCCGATTACGTGTATCGCAGCGACTGGCTCGGCATCGCGGCCGCCGGCGCGCGCTGGCTCGCGGCGATGACCTTCGGCTGGGCGGCCCGCCGCTCGCCGCGCGGGCTGCTCGACAACACGCCGCTCGCCCACTTGCTGCAGCGCGAGCTGAGCTTCCACCGGATCGAGCAGATGCTCGAGGCGCGCCTGCTGCATGCGCTTTCGATCACCGCGCTCAGCTATTCGAGCGGCCGGCACCTGACGTTCTACCAGGCGGCGCAGCCGATCCAGGCGTGGCGGCGCGCGCAGCGCACCGCGCGGCTCGTCGACCTGTCGGCGTCGCACCTGCTCGCGTCGTCGGCCATCCCGTTCGTGTTCCCGGCCGTGCCGCTCGTGCTCGACGGGCAGATCGAATACTTCGGCGACGGGTCGATCCGGCAGATCGCGCCGCTGTCGCCGGCGATCCACTTCGGCGCGGACCGGATCGTCGTCGTCGGCGCGGCCGACCCGCGGCCCGAGATCCCGGCCGCGAACGGCGCCGGGCTGGTGCGCGGCTACCCGACGCTCGCGCAGATCGGCCAGCAGGTGCTCGCGAGCGTGTTCCTCGACTCGATCGGCTCGGACATCGAACGCATCGAGCACATCAACCGGATGATCGAGCACCTGCCGCACCAGGTCGAGGTCGACAGCGGCTGGCGGCACGTCGACGTGCTCGCGATCGCGCCGTCCGAGCGCATCGAGCTGATCGCCGCGAAGCACCTGAAGCAGATGCCTGCGACCATGCGCGGGCTGCTCGGCGCGATCGGCGGCAGCCAGCCGGCCGGCGCGTCGTTCGCGAGCTACCTGCTGTTCGAGGAGGCGTTCACGCGCGAGCTGATCGAACTCGGCTACGTCGACGGGCGCGCGCAACGAGACGCGCTGGCCGGCTGGATCGCGCAGGCGGACGGCGGCAGCGCGCCGGCGGCCGGCAGGCCGCCGGAAGACGGTCTTGCCGCCGGCAAAATACGGGTCTGA
- a CDS encoding PhaM family polyhydroxyalkanoate granule multifunctional regulatory protein: MTTDASGANPFAGFAGFKPADMMDRMWDMVRMSPFGGMTPFPGATQGLPPSLSSMSDMMSPLTNVEELDKRITDLRAVEQWLKLNLGMLQSAIQALEVQRATLATLRAFGAFAQSSMSAAEEAAVAAAQAAKAAPSGDASPAPDAADAPAGDAAQQAFDPAGWWNLLQSQFNQLASLAMAQPGMQPAAPGDAQPEAAAAPEPAAKPAPAAAAPRKPAAKRAKPSGSAAARAAAASSPETRPPKRST, from the coding sequence ATGACGACCGATGCCTCCGGCGCCAACCCTTTCGCCGGCTTTGCCGGCTTCAAGCCCGCCGACATGATGGACCGCATGTGGGACATGGTCCGGATGTCGCCGTTCGGCGGGATGACGCCGTTCCCGGGCGCCACGCAAGGGCTGCCACCGTCGCTGTCGAGCATGTCCGACATGATGTCGCCGCTCACGAACGTCGAGGAGCTCGACAAGCGGATCACCGATCTGCGCGCGGTCGAGCAGTGGCTGAAGCTCAACCTCGGGATGCTGCAGTCCGCGATCCAGGCGCTCGAGGTGCAGCGTGCGACGCTCGCGACGCTGCGTGCGTTCGGCGCGTTCGCGCAAAGCTCGATGTCGGCGGCCGAGGAAGCGGCCGTTGCCGCCGCGCAGGCGGCGAAGGCCGCGCCGTCCGGCGACGCGTCGCCGGCGCCGGATGCCGCCGATGCGCCCGCGGGCGACGCCGCGCAGCAGGCGTTCGACCCGGCCGGCTGGTGGAACCTGCTGCAGTCGCAGTTCAACCAGCTCGCGAGCCTCGCGATGGCGCAGCCGGGCATGCAGCCCGCGGCGCCGGGCGATGCGCAGCCGGAAGCGGCCGCCGCACCGGAGCCGGCCGCGAAGCCGGCGCCGGCCGCCGCCGCGCCGCGCAAGCCCGCCGCGAAGCGCGCGAAGCCGTCCGGTTCGGCCGCGGCGCGCGCAGCCGCCGCTTCGTCGCCCGAAACGCGTCCGCCGAAGCGCTCGACGTGA
- a CDS encoding enoyl-CoA hydratase/isomerase family protein: MADLAAYGGYEALKVTRRDHGVLDIVMSGEGANRSGLATANARMHRELADIWRDVDRDPDTRVAVIRGEGKGFSAGGDLALVEDMANDFDVRARVWREARDLVYNVINCSKPIVSAMHGPAVGAGLVAGLLADISIAAKDARIIDGHTRLGVAAGDHAAIVWPLLCGMAKAKYYLLLCEPVSGAEAERIGLVSLAVEPADLLPKAYEVAERLAHGSQSAIRWTKYALNNWLRSAGPTFDTSLALEFMGFAGPDVQEGIRSLRERRPPAFPGDAPF, translated from the coding sequence ATGGCCGATCTCGCCGCGTACGGCGGTTACGAAGCATTGAAGGTGACGCGCCGCGACCACGGCGTGCTCGACATCGTGATGAGCGGCGAGGGCGCGAACCGCAGCGGCCTCGCGACCGCGAACGCGCGCATGCATCGTGAGCTCGCCGATATCTGGCGCGACGTCGATCGCGATCCCGACACGCGCGTCGCGGTGATCCGCGGCGAAGGCAAGGGCTTTTCGGCGGGCGGCGATCTCGCGCTCGTCGAGGACATGGCGAACGACTTCGACGTGCGCGCCCGCGTGTGGCGCGAGGCGCGCGACCTCGTTTACAACGTGATCAACTGCAGCAAGCCGATCGTGTCGGCGATGCATGGCCCGGCCGTCGGCGCGGGGCTCGTCGCCGGGTTGCTCGCCGACATCTCGATCGCCGCGAAGGATGCGCGCATCATCGACGGCCATACGCGGCTCGGCGTCGCGGCCGGCGACCACGCCGCGATCGTGTGGCCGCTGCTGTGCGGGATGGCGAAGGCGAAGTACTACCTGCTGCTGTGCGAGCCCGTGAGCGGCGCGGAGGCCGAACGGATCGGGCTGGTCTCGCTTGCGGTCGAGCCGGCCGACCTGCTGCCGAAGGCGTACGAGGTGGCCGAGCGGCTCGCGCACGGTTCGCAGTCGGCGATCCGCTGGACCAAGTACGCGCTGAACAACTGGCTGCGCTCGGCCGGGCCGACCTTCGATACGTCGCTCGCGCTCGAATTCATGGGCTTCGCGGGGCCCGACGTGCAGGAAGGCATCCGTTCGCTGCGCGAGCGGCGCCCGCCCGCGTTCCCCGGCGACGCGCCGTTCTGA
- a CDS encoding fumarylacetoacetate hydrolase family protein, whose translation MKLASLKDGTRDGQLIVVSRDQHTAAIADAIAPTLQRVLDDWAFYAPQLRELYDALNHGRARNAFAFDPANCMAPLPRAFQWADGSAYVNHVELVRRARGAEMPPEFWTDPLMYQGGSDDFLGPRDDVVCPSEEWGIDFEAEVAVITGDVPMSTSPDAALKAVRLVTLVNDVSLRNLIPAELAKGFGFFQSKPATAFAPVAVTPDELGDEWREGRVHRPMIVHWNGKKVGQPDAGTDMVFHFGQLVAHAAKTRNLRAGSIVGSGTVSNKDAKRGYCCIAEKRCLETIEHGAPQTEFMRYGDTVRIEMFDAAGKSIFGAIEQSVAPPDGTA comes from the coding sequence ATGAAACTTGCTTCGCTGAAGGACGGCACGCGCGACGGCCAGCTGATCGTCGTGTCGCGCGACCAGCACACCGCGGCGATCGCCGATGCGATCGCGCCGACGCTGCAGCGCGTCCTCGACGACTGGGCGTTCTACGCGCCGCAGCTGCGCGAACTGTACGACGCGCTGAACCACGGCCGCGCGCGCAATGCATTCGCGTTCGATCCGGCCAACTGCATGGCGCCGCTGCCGCGCGCGTTCCAGTGGGCCGACGGCTCCGCCTACGTGAACCACGTCGAGCTCGTGCGCCGTGCGCGCGGCGCGGAGATGCCGCCCGAGTTCTGGACCGACCCGCTGATGTACCAGGGCGGCAGCGACGATTTCCTCGGGCCGCGCGACGACGTCGTGTGCCCGTCGGAGGAATGGGGCATCGATTTCGAGGCGGAAGTCGCGGTGATCACCGGCGACGTGCCGATGAGCACCTCGCCCGACGCCGCGCTGAAGGCCGTACGCCTCGTCACGCTCGTGAACGACGTGTCGCTGCGCAACCTGATTCCGGCCGAACTCGCGAAGGGCTTCGGCTTCTTCCAGAGCAAGCCGGCCACCGCATTCGCACCGGTCGCCGTGACGCCCGACGAGCTCGGCGACGAATGGCGCGAAGGCCGCGTACACCGGCCGATGATCGTCCACTGGAACGGCAAGAAAGTCGGCCAGCCCGATGCGGGCACCGACATGGTGTTCCACTTCGGCCAGCTGGTCGCGCACGCGGCGAAGACGCGCAACCTGCGTGCCGGCTCGATCGTCGGCTCGGGCACGGTGTCGAACAAGGACGCGAAGCGCGGCTACTGCTGCATCGCCGAGAAGCGCTGCCTCGAGACGATCGAGCACGGCGCGCCGCAGACCGAATTCATGCGCTACGGCGACACCGTGCGCATCGAGATGTTCGACGCGGCCGGCAAGTCGATCTTCGGCGCGATCGAGCAGTCGGTCGCCCCGCCCGACGGCACGGCGTAA
- a CDS encoding IclR family transcriptional regulator has product MPANPLPDDDLADSDTDDATSGENGEKVRSGIQSIEVGFRLLDVLTSEPRAMMLRDLAQRAGMSPAKAHRYLVSFSRLGVVSQDPVSGRYELGGFALQMGLARLARVDGVKLARIALTEFRDRLDQTVGIAVWGNQGPTIVHWMESSHPAKASLKLGDVMPLLGSATGLLFAAYLPRSKTAAMLERELADTRRSPHHGGPRTLDEVDAVLADVRKHEAARVEGMLLPTIHAFCMPVFDAVGELALAIVALGQEGSFDIAWGGEIDTALRACAQKLSYELGYSPDARDA; this is encoded by the coding sequence ATGCCCGCCAACCCGCTTCCCGACGACGATCTCGCCGACTCCGACACCGACGACGCCACCTCCGGCGAGAACGGCGAGAAGGTCCGTTCCGGCATTCAGTCGATCGAGGTCGGCTTTCGCCTGCTCGACGTGCTGACGAGCGAGCCGCGCGCGATGATGCTGCGCGATCTCGCGCAGCGCGCGGGCATGAGTCCCGCGAAGGCGCACCGCTACCTCGTCAGCTTCTCGCGGCTCGGTGTCGTGTCGCAAGACCCCGTCTCCGGGCGCTACGAGCTCGGCGGCTTCGCCTTGCAGATGGGGCTCGCGCGGCTCGCACGCGTCGACGGCGTGAAGCTCGCGCGGATCGCGCTGACCGAATTCCGCGACCGCCTCGACCAGACGGTCGGCATCGCGGTGTGGGGCAACCAGGGGCCGACGATCGTGCACTGGATGGAGTCGAGCCACCCGGCGAAGGCGTCGCTGAAGCTCGGCGACGTGATGCCGCTGCTCGGCTCCGCAACCGGCCTGCTGTTCGCCGCGTACCTGCCGCGCAGCAAGACCGCCGCGATGCTCGAGCGCGAACTCGCCGACACGCGCCGCTCGCCGCACCACGGCGGCCCGCGCACGCTCGACGAGGTCGACGCGGTGCTTGCCGACGTGCGCAAGCACGAGGCCGCGCGCGTCGAAGGGATGCTGCTGCCGACGATCCACGCGTTCTGCATGCCCGTGTTCGACGCGGTCGGCGAACTCGCGCTCGCGATCGTCGCGCTCGGCCAGGAAGGCTCGTTCGACATCGCGTGGGGCGGAGAGATCGACACCGCGCTGCGCGCGTGCGCGCAAAAACTGTCTTACGAACTCGGCTATAGTCCCGACGCACGCGACGCCTGA
- a CDS encoding DUF3108 domain-containing protein has product MPMPPADIRPSHALPRRWLRVAVALVVVLVLHALAAFWLMRNRDAFTPPPAEIPVQIELLKAQPIERQPAPPAPKPVEHPAAPAPAAPKAAAPKPEPKPEPVLTSTQTAEHGEPPAAASAASGVSGASGASGAHAASAAGASSAATPGPATSGVKFAAPPSGDLQYDTFYNGMQNTIGTIRWRTDGHTYDLSVSMPVPFVGPFTYRSEGRIDAFGVAPDRYVEKRGKRPEDIAIFNREIRQVVFTRTPNNAPLPDGVQDRFSMLMQLSGLVRGNPSAYKPGVTQQFFVIDNNSGETWPIAVIGDEQVQTQAGIIDARHFMRLPRRDGDTRRIDMWLAPSLGWLPARLMQTEPSGAQIELVWHGRLAAPNVPADVAPAGGATNAPAGAPAADASAAPAAEPAQPAPPAAVQPPAQPTAQPAAPPASSTVTQ; this is encoded by the coding sequence ATGCCCATGCCGCCTGCCGACATCCGCCCGAGTCACGCCCTGCCCCGCCGCTGGCTGCGCGTGGCCGTCGCGCTCGTCGTCGTGCTGGTGCTGCACGCACTTGCCGCGTTCTGGCTGATGCGCAACCGCGATGCGTTCACGCCGCCGCCGGCCGAGATCCCCGTCCAGATCGAACTGCTGAAAGCGCAACCGATCGAGCGCCAGCCCGCGCCGCCTGCTCCCAAGCCGGTCGAGCATCCGGCCGCGCCTGCGCCGGCCGCCCCCAAGGCCGCCGCGCCAAAGCCCGAACCGAAGCCCGAGCCGGTCCTCACGTCGACGCAGACGGCCGAGCACGGCGAACCGCCGGCTGCCGCATCCGCCGCAAGCGGCGTATCGGGCGCATCCGGCGCATCGGGTGCGCACGCCGCGTCGGCCGCCGGCGCCAGCAGCGCCGCCACGCCCGGCCCCGCGACGAGCGGCGTGAAATTCGCCGCGCCGCCGTCCGGCGACCTGCAGTACGACACGTTCTACAACGGCATGCAGAACACGATCGGCACGATCCGCTGGCGCACGGACGGGCATACGTACGACCTGTCGGTGTCGATGCCCGTGCCGTTCGTCGGCCCGTTCACCTATCGCAGCGAAGGCCGCATCGACGCGTTCGGCGTCGCGCCCGACCGTTACGTCGAGAAGCGCGGCAAGCGGCCGGAAGACATCGCGATCTTCAACCGCGAGATCCGGCAGGTCGTGTTCACGCGCACGCCGAACAACGCGCCGCTGCCTGACGGCGTGCAGGACCGCTTCAGCATGCTGATGCAGCTGTCGGGGCTCGTGCGCGGCAATCCGTCCGCGTACAAGCCGGGCGTCACGCAGCAGTTCTTCGTGATCGACAACAACAGCGGCGAGACCTGGCCGATCGCGGTGATCGGCGACGAGCAGGTGCAGACGCAGGCCGGCATCATCGACGCACGGCACTTCATGCGCCTGCCGCGCCGCGACGGCGACACGCGCCGCATCGACATGTGGCTCGCGCCCTCGCTCGGCTGGCTGCCCGCGCGACTCATGCAGACCGAGCCGAGCGGCGCGCAGATCGAACTGGTGTGGCATGGCCGCCTGGCGGCGCCGAACGTGCCTGCCGACGTCGCGCCTGCAGGCGGCGCAACGAACGCGCCCGCCGGCGCACCGGCGGCCGATGCGTCGGCCGCACCGGCCGCGGAACCGGCACAACCCGCGCCGCCGGCCGCCGTGCAACCGCCCGCACAACCAACTGCACAACCGGCTGCACCGCCGGCATCTTCGACTGTCACACAGTGA
- a CDS encoding BTH_I0359 family protein, whose amino-acid sequence MQMIYNSPNYCVVEFAPQAGHHLMNAGGYEIVDKNAQREIFIDGELAERFRAHVKQLIEDEPSLDEVDEFLGQFDSLMMMPVVLH is encoded by the coding sequence ATGCAAATGATCTACAACAGCCCCAACTACTGCGTCGTCGAATTTGCGCCGCAGGCCGGTCATCACCTGATGAATGCCGGCGGATACGAAATCGTCGACAAGAACGCGCAGCGCGAGATCTTCATCGACGGCGAACTTGCCGAACGATTCCGCGCACACGTGAAACAGCTGATCGAGGATGAGCCGTCGCTCGACGAAGTCGACGAATTCCTCGGACAATTCGACAGCCTGATGATGATGCCCGTCGTGCTGCACTGA
- a CDS encoding homocysteine S-methyltransferase family protein: protein MSATPLAASAPLDAPYTRGAALPALLKSRILILDGAMGTMIQRYKLDEAAYRGERFKDFPRDIKGNNELLSITQPQIIREIHDQYFAAGADIVETNTFGATTVAQADYGMEDLVVEMNVESAKLARESAAKYATPDKPRFVAGAIGPTPKTASISPDVNDPGARNVTFDELRTSYYQQAKALLDGGVDLFLVETIFDTLNAKAALFALDELFEDTGERLPIMISGTVTDASGRILSGQTVEAFWNSLRHAKPLTFGLNCALGAALMRPYIAELAKLCDTYVSCYPNAGLPNPMSDTGFDETPDVTSGLLKEFAQAGLVNLAGGCCGTTPEHIAEIAKALADVKPRRWPNQYSDNA from the coding sequence ATGTCTGCGACTCCTCTCGCCGCTTCCGCCCCGCTCGACGCGCCCTACACGCGCGGCGCCGCCCTGCCCGCGCTGCTGAAATCGCGCATCCTGATCCTCGACGGCGCGATGGGCACGATGATCCAGCGCTACAAGCTCGACGAAGCCGCGTATCGCGGCGAGCGCTTCAAGGATTTCCCGCGCGACATCAAGGGCAACAACGAACTGCTGTCGATCACGCAGCCGCAGATCATCCGCGAGATCCACGACCAGTACTTCGCGGCCGGCGCCGACATCGTCGAGACCAACACGTTCGGCGCGACGACCGTCGCGCAGGCCGACTACGGGATGGAAGATCTCGTCGTCGAGATGAACGTCGAATCGGCGAAGCTTGCGCGCGAATCGGCCGCGAAATACGCGACGCCGGACAAGCCGCGCTTCGTCGCGGGCGCGATCGGGCCGACGCCGAAGACGGCCAGCATCTCGCCGGACGTCAACGATCCGGGCGCGCGCAACGTCACGTTCGACGAGCTGCGCACGTCGTACTACCAGCAGGCGAAGGCGCTGCTCGACGGCGGCGTCGACCTGTTCCTCGTCGAGACGATCTTCGACACGCTGAACGCGAAGGCCGCGCTGTTCGCGCTCGACGAGCTGTTCGAGGACACCGGCGAGCGCCTGCCGATCATGATCTCGGGCACCGTCACCGACGCATCGGGCCGGATCCTGTCGGGCCAGACGGTCGAGGCGTTCTGGAATTCGCTGCGCCATGCGAAGCCGCTCACGTTCGGCCTGAACTGCGCACTCGGCGCGGCGCTGATGCGCCCGTACATCGCCGAGCTCGCGAAACTGTGCGACACCTACGTGTCGTGCTACCCGAACGCGGGCCTGCCGAACCCGATGAGCGACACGGGCTTCGACGAAACGCCGGACGTCACGTCGGGCCTGCTGAAGGAATTCGCGCAGGCCGGGCTCGTGAACCTCGCGGGCGGCTGCTGCGGCACGACCCCCGAACACATCGCCGAAATCGCGAAGGCGCTCGCCGACGTGAAGCCGCGCCGCTGGCCGAACCAGTACAGCGACAACGCCTGA